A single Buteo buteo unplaced genomic scaffold, bButBut1.hap1.1 HAP1_SCAFFOLD_56, whole genome shotgun sequence DNA region contains:
- the LOC142027784 gene encoding electroneutral sodium bicarbonate exchanger 1-like, with amino-acid sequence MTTAGLDLDTTESAVKELERRDGSWTRVDAGVGDGWEDVRELSTPSPNFSLLVVAKQRHDEEAVIDRGRRSNTVSVRYEEEELEGHRTLYVGARMPLVRQSHRHHRRHSQKHREGEREKDSAPMEQGYHCKSHRSPSQRVQFILRSKEDEQHLSHHLFSELDEICVKEGRDGEWKETARWLKFEEDVEDGGERWSKPYVGTLSLHSLSELRSCISNGSVLLDICANSIEEIADTILAQQEQSTEFDEHVRAQVREVLLRKHHHQNEKTTNLLPAVCSFADVSKRQSDLHLLYKPAQTITSCPSPTAAEAKDGVNPESRATDLSKAELHFMKKIPTGAEASNVLVGELDFLHQPIVAFVRLSPAVRLSGMTEVPIPTRFLFVLLGPEGKAHQYHEIGRSMATIMTDEVFRDVAYKAKNGADLVAGIDEFLDQVTVLPPGEWDPSIRIEPPKNVPSQEKRKMPGALDDSASHSTLEKHSGPELQRTGRLFGGLTLDVKRKAPWFWSDFRDGLSLQCLASFLFLYCACMSPVITFGGLLGEATNGQISAMESLLGASMAGVVYCLFAGQPLTILGSTGPVLVFEKILYKFCKEYTLSYLSLRACIGLWTAFLCIVLVATDASCLVCYVTRFTEEAFASLICIIFIYEALEKLSHLRDTYPVHMHSKLDFLTSYYCKCEAPTHPSNETLRFWASNGINVSGIAWENLTVTECRHLRGEFQGPACGRDGPYTPDVFLWCCILFFATFALSSFLKKFKTSRYFPTRVRSTVSDFAVFLTIAIMVLLDFVVGIPSPKLQVPHTFKPTRDDRGWFINPIGPNPWWTVLAALVPALLCTILIFMDQQISAVIVNRKEHKLKKGCGYHLDLFVVAVMLGVCSVMGLPWFVAATVLSITHVNSLKVESDCSAPGEQPKFLGIREQRVTGLLIFGLMGCSVFFTSVLKFIPMPVLYGVFLYMGVSSLRGIQFFDRLKLFWMPAKHQPDFIYLRHVPLQKVHLFTVIQLTCLVLLWTIKVSRAAIIFPMMVLALVFVRKAMDFCFSKRELSFLDDLMPERKKKLDNARNEAREEEEVRLAGSSGLDTSVGL; translated from the exons AGGCGTGATGGCTCGTGGACTCGCGTGGACGCAGGGGTGGGTGATGGCTGGGAGGACGTAAGGGAgctctccacccccagccccaacttttcccttcttgtcgttgctaaacagagacatgacgaggaggcagtgattgaccggggaagaaggagcaacactgtcagtgttcgctatgaggaggaggagttggaag GCCACCGGACCCTGTACGTGGGCGCGCGGATGCCACTGGTTAGGCAGAGCCACCGGCATCACCGACGCCACAGCCAGAAGCATCGGGAAGGGGAACGGGAGAAGGACTCTGCCCCGATGGAGCAGGGCTACCACTGTAAGTCCCACC gctccccgTCCCAGCGGGTGCAGTTCAttctcaggagcaaggaggacgaGCAGCACCTCTCTCACCACTTGTTCTCCGAGCTGGATGAGATCTGTGTAAAAGAGGGCCGAGATGGCGAGTGGAAGGAAACGGCAAg GTGGCTGAAGTTTGAGGAGGACGTGGAAGATGGCGGCGAGCGCTGGAGCAAGCCCTACGTTGGCACGCTGTCCTTGCACAGCCTCTccgagctgaggagctgcatcaGCAACGGGTCGGTGCTGCTGGACATTTGTGCCAACAGCATCGAAGAGATTGCAG ATACGATCCTGGCCCAGCAAGAACAGTCCACGGAGTTTGACGAGCACGTGCGGGCGCAAGTTCGAGAAGTCCTTTTGAGGAAGCACCACCATCAGAACGAGAAGACAACCAACCTTCTGCCCGCTGTCTGCTCGTTTGCTGATGTGAGCAAGAGGCAGTCAGACCTGCACCTCCTCTACAAGCCAG cCCAAACAATCACctcttgtccttctcccaccGCTGCAGAAGCTAAAGATGGGGTGaaccctgagagcagagcaacgGATTTAAGCAAG GCGGAGCtgcacttcatgaagaaaattcccaCCGGGGCTGAAGCATCCAACGTGCTCGTAGGAGAGCTGGATTTCCTTCACCAGCCCATCGTGGCATTTGTCCGCCTGAGCCCGGCTGTCCGCCTCTCGGGCATGACGGAAGTTCCCATCCCAACAAG gttcctgtttgttttgcttggaccagaaggaaaagcccatcagtacCATGAGATCGGCAGGTCCATGGCCACTATCATGACAGATGAG GTTTTCCGTGACGTTGCCTATAAAGCCAAGAACGGGGCTGACCTCGTGGCTGGCATCGACGAGTTTCTGGATCAGGTCACGGTCTTGCCGCCAGGAGAGTGGGATCCATCGATCCGAATCGAGCCCCCGAAAAACGTCCCTTCGCAG gaaaaaaggaagatgccaggagcTCTTGACGACAGTGCTTCTCACAGCACgctggagaaacacagtggccctgaactgcagcggacgggaag gctcttTGGAGGTTTGACCCTGGACGTGAAGCGGAAAGCCCCGTGGTTCTGGAGCGACTTCCGGGATGGTCtgagcctgcagtgcctggcgtccttcctcttcctctactgTGCCTGCATGTCCCCTGTCATCACCTTTGGgggactgctgggggaggcGACCAATGGCCAGATA AGTGCCATGGAGTCGCTGCTGGGCGCGTCCATGGCCGGCGTGGTGTATTGCCTCTTTGCCGGCCAACCTCTCACCATCCTCGGCAGCACCGGACCCGTCCTCGTGTTTGAGAAGATCCTCTACAAATTCTGCAA ggagtaCACGCTCTCCTATCTGTCTCTGCGGGCGTGCATTGGGCTGTGGACCGCCTTCTTGTGCATAGTGCTGGTGGCCACCGATGCCAGCTGTTTGGTGTGCTACGTCACCCGCTTCACGGAAGAAGCCTTTGCCTCCCTCAtctgcatcatcttcatctacgaggctctggagaagctgagtcaCCTGCGAGACACCTaccctgtgcacatgcacagcaagctggacttcctcaccagctacta ctgtaagTGTGAGGCACCGACCCATCCCAGCAACGAAACGCTGCGTTTCTGGGCGAGCAACGGGATCAACGTGTCTGGCATCGCCTGGGAAAACCTCACGGTGACC gaatGTCGGCATTTGCGTGGGGAGTTTCAAGGACCTGCCTGTGGACGCGACGGCCCCTACACGCCTGATGTGTTCctctggtgctgcatcctcttcttcgccacctttgccctgtcaagcttcttgaagaagtttaaaaccagccgCTACTTTCCAACCAGA GTACGGTCCACGGTGAGcgactttgctgttttcctcaccaTCGCCATCATGGTGCTCCTTGACTTTGTGGTTGGGATCCCATCGCCAAAGCTCCAGGTCCCCCACACGTTCAAG CCTACCAGAGACGACCGCGGGTGGTTCATCAACCCCATAGGACCCAACCCTTGGTGGACGGTGTTGGCTGCGctcgtcccagctctgctctgcaccatcttgATATTCATGGACCAGCAGATCAGTGCCGTTATtgtgaacaggaaggagcacaAGCTGAAG aaaggatgcgGGTACCACCTGGACCTTTTCGTGGTGGCCGTGATGCTGGGGGTGTGCTCggtgatggggctgccctggtttgTGGCTGCGACCGTCCTGTCCATCACCCACGTGAATAGCCTCAAAGTAGAGTctgactgctcagctccaggagaaCAACCCAAGTTTCTGGGGATACGAGAGCAGAGAGTCACTGGCTTGCTGATCTTTGGGCTCATGGGCTGCTCCGTCTTCTTCACTTCCGTGttaaag tttataccaaTGCCTGTGCTTTATGGCGTCTTTCTCTACATGGGTGTGTCGTCGCTCAGAGGAATTCAG ttctttgatcgcttgaagctgttttggatGCCAGCAAAACACCAGCCGGATTTCATCTACCTGCGGCACGTGCCCTTgcaaaaggtgcatttgttCACGGTGATCCAGCTGACCTGCCTCGTCCTGCTCTGGACCATCAAGGTGTCCCGTGCCGCCATCATCTTTCCCATGATG GTTTTGGCTCTCGTCTTTGTCCGGAAAGcgatggatttctgcttctcaaagcgcgagctcagctttctggatgaccttatgccagaaaggaagaagaagttggacaatgccagaaatgaagccagagaagaagaagaggtaagGCTTGCTGGGTCCTCGGGGCTGGACACCTCCGTCGGGCTGTGA